One window of Robiginitalea biformata HTCC2501 genomic DNA carries:
- a CDS encoding BspA family leucine-rich repeat surface protein, protein MRKQIRLPIFLLVIASGLYLGCTKEEDPVKYSLSISITPKGAGSVNPSGGTFDEDEQLSISAIPAEGYSFSKWSGDITGNSNPLNFRITADVDLIAEFVLIDLDGDGVPNDRDECPNTPQGEQVDDKGCSSSQVDSDGDGVSDADDLCPDTPESENADENGCSESQKDDDGDGIVNSLDQCPDTPEGETVDGNGCSESQKDADGDGVVNSLDQCPGTPDGETVDETGCSSSQLDSDADGVIDELDQCSDTPAGANVDENGCASSQKDTDGDGVTDDQDQCADTPAGEEVDEFGCSESETDGDGDGITNDLDQCPGTPEGESVDENGCSDSQKDSDGDGVQDQDDLCPNTPNGATVDANGCADSQKDSDNDGVNDNNDDCPNTPNGESVDANGCSDSQKDSDADGVTDDRDNCSGTPAGESVDANGCSESQKDSDNDGVSNDLDQCPGTPTGETVNSEGCSESQIDDDGDGVPNSQDQCPDTAPGSTIDAYGCSASQNDNDPPSITSIEVTNITETSFTVDWRLNEGSKGYIRFGTASGVYVGSTNIENSFLTRHIQTVGGNNPFPLNPNTTYYWQIYVEDQYGNTEFSPEYSTKTLEEVGSDQRPFIISPQYYDPEGVWGCCPDEDGYTFTIPTDPNYSYNYKVDWGDGHVDTNVTGDISHSYEPGEYRDVKITGDFPRLYYHAPSSYGLTHRGGYIIKQWGDIEWENLERALNFPRVSLTASDVPNLNNISSLAHMFDGTTISNIPNFDQWDLSNITDLSYMFHASNFNQNISYLDVSNVSNMSGMFSGGSRNTGGIGGSDWVRNPFNQDISNWDVSNVTDMSNMFSASDFNQDISSWNVSKVTDMSGMFYASTFNQNISNWDVSQVTSMAGMFQGFDNISTGQNVSNFDQNISSWNVSKVKDMQSMFANAVVFNQDLSSWDVMEVTNCTGFSANTPSWNQAKPNLVNCGDINADPGY, encoded by the coding sequence ATGAGAAAGCAAATACGCCTGCCCATTTTTCTTTTGGTGATAGCTTCTGGTTTATACCTGGGCTGCACCAAAGAAGAAGATCCTGTAAAATATTCACTCTCCATTAGCATTACCCCCAAGGGTGCTGGCTCGGTCAATCCATCCGGCGGGACTTTCGATGAGGACGAACAGCTCTCAATCTCGGCAATCCCTGCCGAAGGGTATAGTTTCAGCAAATGGAGCGGTGATATAACCGGCAACTCCAACCCACTTAATTTCAGGATTACAGCTGATGTGGACCTCATTGCAGAATTTGTTCTAATCGACCTGGACGGTGACGGTGTCCCCAATGACCGGGACGAATGCCCTAATACCCCACAAGGTGAACAGGTAGATGATAAAGGATGTTCCTCATCCCAAGTCGATTCCGATGGTGATGGTGTTAGTGATGCCGATGATCTTTGTCCGGACACTCCCGAGAGCGAAAATGCTGATGAGAATGGTTGTTCTGAGTCCCAGAAAGATGACGACGGGGACGGAATTGTTAATAGCCTAGACCAATGCCCCGATACACCGGAAGGTGAAACAGTGGACGGCAATGGCTGTTCTGAGAGCCAGAAAGATGCTGATGGAGATGGAGTGGTGAATAGCCTGGACCAATGTCCGGGTACCCCTGATGGTGAAACCGTTGATGAAACTGGGTGTTCTTCATCCCAGCTCGATTCTGATGCGGATGGGGTAATTGACGAGCTTGATCAATGCTCCGATACACCGGCAGGAGCCAATGTGGATGAAAATGGGTGTGCTTCCAGTCAAAAAGATACCGACGGAGACGGAGTTACCGATGATCAGGATCAATGTGCCGATACACCTGCAGGTGAAGAAGTCGACGAGTTTGGTTGCTCAGAATCTGAAACCGATGGAGATGGTGACGGGATTACCAATGACCTGGATCAGTGCCCGGGAACACCGGAAGGGGAAAGTGTAGACGAGAATGGCTGTTCCGATAGTCAGAAAGATTCCGACGGTGATGGAGTTCAGGATCAGGATGACCTATGCCCCAATACCCCCAACGGAGCTACAGTGGACGCCAATGGATGCGCCGACTCCCAGAAAGATAGTGATAATGATGGGGTTAACGACAATAACGATGATTGCCCGAATACCCCTAACGGAGAATCAGTTGATGCCAATGGATGTTCGGACAGCCAAAAAGACTCTGATGCCGATGGCGTAACCGATGATCGGGATAATTGTTCCGGCACACCCGCCGGAGAGTCCGTGGATGCCAACGGCTGTTCGGAGAGTCAAAAGGACTCAGACAATGATGGCGTTAGCAATGACCTGGATCAATGCCCCGGAACACCAACTGGGGAAACAGTAAATTCCGAGGGGTGCTCAGAAAGTCAGATCGACGATGATGGTGATGGCGTCCCCAACAGCCAGGACCAATGTCCAGATACCGCCCCCGGATCAACAATTGATGCATATGGCTGCTCGGCTAGCCAAAATGATAATGACCCGCCCAGTATCACCTCCATCGAGGTAACCAATATTACCGAAACATCCTTCACTGTTGACTGGAGACTCAATGAAGGAAGCAAAGGATACATCCGGTTTGGGACAGCCTCCGGGGTCTATGTAGGATCAACCAATATTGAAAACAGCTTCCTCACCCGGCATATTCAAACCGTCGGAGGAAACAACCCATTTCCATTAAATCCTAACACCACCTATTACTGGCAAATCTATGTCGAAGATCAGTATGGAAACACAGAATTCTCACCGGAATATTCTACAAAAACTTTAGAAGAGGTTGGGTCGGATCAAAGGCCGTTTATAATTTCCCCTCAGTATTATGACCCTGAGGGCGTATGGGGTTGTTGCCCTGATGAAGATGGTTATACTTTTACAATACCAACCGATCCCAATTATAGCTATAATTATAAAGTCGATTGGGGTGACGGACATGTAGATACAAATGTAACAGGGGATATTAGCCATTCTTATGAGCCTGGTGAATATCGTGACGTAAAAATTACTGGGGATTTTCCTAGACTTTATTACCACGCACCTTCTTCTTATGGGTTGACCCATCGTGGGGGATATATCATAAAGCAGTGGGGAGATATTGAATGGGAAAACTTGGAGCGAGCCCTCAATTTTCCCCGTGTTTCCTTAACGGCTAGTGATGTACCCAACTTAAACAATATTAGCAGCTTAGCCCATATGTTTGATGGCACAACAATTTCAAATATTCCAAACTTTGATCAATGGGATTTAAGTAATATAACTGATTTATCCTACATGTTCCACGCATCTAATTTCAATCAAAATATTTCTTATCTGGATGTCAGCAATGTTTCGAACATGTCTGGAATGTTTTCTGGTGGGAGTCGAAACACAGGTGGTATAGGAGGTAGCGACTGGGTTCGAAACCCATTTAATCAGGACATTTCTAATTGGGACGTAAGCAACGTCACGGATATGTCCAATATGTTCTCAGCAAGTGATTTTAATCAAGACATTTCATCATGGAATGTTAGTAAAGTAACCGATATGTCTGGAATGTTTTATGCAAGTACTTTCAACCAGAATATTTCAAACTGGGATGTTTCTCAAGTGACAAGTATGGCTGGTATGTTTCAAGGTTTTGATAATATTTCAACAGGGCAAAATGTCTCAAACTTTGATCAAAATATATCAAGTTGGAATGTTTCAAAAGTCAAAGACATGCAATCTATGTTTGCCAATGCGGTAGTATTTAATCAAGATTTAAGTAGTTGGGATGTTATGGAGGTCACTAATTGTACTGGATTTAGTGCAAATACCCCATCATGGAATCAAGCAAAACCAAATCTGGTAAATTGTGGTGATATAAATGCTGACCCCGGATATTAA
- a CDS encoding DUF6747 family protein, translating to METVSLIREIYQEAFRNLGNYIVRNYLKLFAWFSLAMFFVVLYAFIFRLATGFAFD from the coding sequence ATGGAAACTGTATCTCTTATCCGCGAAATCTACCAGGAAGCCTTCCGCAACCTGGGAAACTATATCGTACGCAACTACCTGAAGCTGTTTGCCTGGTTCAGCCTGGCGATGTTCTTTGTAGTGCTTTACGCCTTTATCTTCAGGCTGGCCACCGGATTCGCCTTTGACTAA
- a CDS encoding ADP-ribosylglycohydrolase family protein: METKTCTTPRLALYTLTALLALAACKTEPSRETDIPSPIKSSYGSTIGLPDSLGYYDKVLGALAGSAIGDAMGASTEMWHREDIRKTYGYVQGITPAIRPQSPEGTWDHNLQAGATTDDTRWKALMAGYIGENRNELAPRAFARMLTDYYEAAVSDLGDESLLESTDAIDSTLERVDWIREWARVAQAYQAGPDSYNLARDRFYGGDLTCAGMLYTPALGLVAENPEAAYRLAYDHALFDLGYARDISALVAAMTRMAMNTSQTDSLLNTAVFIDPYRFEDSRLVGRISLTLALSARNYVKRARLLRPLPKDFSRDSLLRLVPTGYPEGPEGWRQQEFIYSNLERDQKAHAFHAGEIWQILIASLEFGQGDFMKTMQFIVNYGRDNDTVAAVAGMILGAQLGFEALPERERQLVLRFSRDQLGMDLEAMAREICGLDAGWRPATPKPGPSG; this comes from the coding sequence ATGGAAACTAAAACCTGCACTACTCCCCGGTTGGCCTTATACACGCTCACGGCCCTGCTGGCACTGGCCGCCTGCAAAACGGAGCCTTCCCGCGAGACGGATATCCCGTCCCCAATCAAATCTTCCTATGGGAGTACGATAGGCCTGCCGGATTCCCTGGGATATTACGACAAGGTGCTCGGCGCCCTGGCGGGGTCGGCCATTGGCGATGCCATGGGGGCCTCCACCGAGATGTGGCACCGGGAGGATATCCGAAAGACCTATGGCTATGTACAGGGGATTACCCCGGCCATCCGCCCCCAGTCGCCCGAAGGGACCTGGGACCACAACCTCCAGGCAGGGGCCACCACGGACGACACCCGGTGGAAAGCCCTGATGGCAGGCTACATCGGGGAAAACCGCAACGAACTGGCCCCCCGGGCATTTGCCCGCATGCTCACGGATTATTACGAAGCCGCGGTATCGGATCTGGGGGATGAATCCCTGCTGGAGTCCACGGATGCCATCGACAGCACCCTGGAACGCGTGGACTGGATCCGGGAATGGGCCCGCGTTGCCCAGGCCTACCAGGCGGGACCGGATTCCTACAACCTGGCCCGCGACCGGTTTTACGGGGGCGACCTGACCTGCGCCGGCATGCTCTATACCCCGGCCCTGGGCCTGGTGGCGGAAAACCCGGAAGCTGCCTACCGTCTGGCTTATGACCACGCCCTGTTCGATCTGGGATACGCCCGGGACATCTCGGCCCTGGTAGCGGCCATGACCCGGATGGCGATGAATACCAGCCAGACGGATTCCCTGCTAAACACCGCGGTATTCATTGACCCGTATCGCTTTGAGGACAGCCGGCTCGTGGGGCGGATTTCCCTGACACTGGCTCTTTCCGCTCGGAACTACGTCAAGCGGGCGCGGTTGCTGCGGCCCCTGCCGAAAGACTTTTCCAGGGATTCCCTCCTGAGACTCGTGCCCACGGGCTATCCGGAGGGCCCGGAGGGCTGGCGGCAGCAGGAATTTATCTATTCCAACCTAGAACGCGACCAGAAGGCCCACGCCTTCCACGCCGGGGAAATCTGGCAGATCCTGATCGCCAGCCTGGAATTCGGCCAGGGCGACTTTATGAAAACCATGCAGTTTATTGTCAACTACGGCAGGGATAACGACACGGTTGCCGCCGTTGCAGGGATGATCCTCGGGGCCCAGCTGGGGTTTGAAGCGCTGCCGGAGCGGGAACGCCAACTCGTGCTGCGGTTTAGCCGGGATCAACTGGGTATGGACCTGGAGGCGATGGCGCGGGAAATCTGCGGGCTCGATGCCGGGTGGCGCCCCGCTACGCCCAAACCGGGGCCGTCCGGGTAG
- a CDS encoding type III pantothenate kinase, with the protein MNLVIDAGNTQIKLGVFSEGRLLHVETTVEDSFTDRIKSLFNSYPGIGHAILASVGHLEKCYTDALTVFCPVHVVGARTRLPYRNSYATTQTLGADRMALATAAFYRFHKENCLVIDAGSCITYDFVNDYGEFLGGAISPGLKMRYRALNAFTARLPLLEPEEPLDLVGNATVSSMHSGVVNGLLFELDGVIDQYKSRYSDLTVILTGGDAQFLSNRLKNTIFALPNFLLEGLNQLLEYNKS; encoded by the coding sequence ATGAATCTGGTCATCGATGCGGGGAATACACAGATCAAGCTGGGCGTCTTCAGCGAGGGGCGGCTTTTGCATGTGGAAACCACGGTGGAGGATTCTTTTACGGACCGGATCAAATCCCTTTTCAACAGCTACCCGGGCATTGGCCATGCCATCCTGGCCTCGGTGGGCCACCTGGAGAAGTGTTATACGGATGCGCTCACGGTGTTCTGCCCGGTGCATGTGGTGGGTGCGCGCACGCGGCTTCCCTACCGGAATTCCTACGCCACCACCCAGACGCTGGGGGCGGACCGCATGGCGCTGGCCACGGCTGCCTTCTACCGCTTCCACAAGGAGAATTGCCTGGTGATCGATGCGGGCAGCTGCATTACCTACGACTTTGTGAACGATTACGGCGAATTCCTGGGCGGGGCCATTTCCCCGGGCCTGAAGATGCGCTACCGGGCCCTGAACGCCTTTACGGCGCGCCTGCCGCTGCTGGAGCCGGAAGAACCCCTGGACCTGGTGGGGAACGCCACGGTGAGCAGCATGCACAGCGGGGTGGTAAACGGCCTGTTGTTCGAGCTGGACGGGGTGATTGACCAATATAAATCGCGCTATTCAGATTTAACAGTTATTTTAACAGGAGGCGATGCGCAATTTTTGTCTAACCGGTTAAAAAATACCATATTTGCCCTTCCTAATTTTCTACTGGAGGGCTTAAACCAGCTGCTGGAATACAACAAAAGTTAG
- a CDS encoding phosphotransferase: MKAFDIHSEPQEISAFLSGLGWLEDGESVREVSRAGEGNMNVVLRLATTGRSLILKQSRPYVQKYPDIPAPLGRIRTEYRFYREVQGAGIQDHLPAIYGFHEPSHLLLMEDLGKAEDMTFLYRTRQPDAETLQALAGALARIHACTLPADYPDNLELRQLNHQHIFVLPFREDNGFSLDDVQPGLAALAAPYLNDQALIRNITELGERYLSEGDTLLHGDYYPGSWLQADGKAYIIDPEFSFAGFPEFDLGVMAAHLVMATNDPDAWRRVLDLYPNPADPQLTGRVAGTEILRRLIGLAQLPLERSLDEKRNLLETARKLVLYGN; this comes from the coding sequence TTGAAAGCATTCGATATCCACTCCGAACCCCAGGAGATCTCCGCCTTCCTGTCCGGCCTGGGCTGGCTGGAAGACGGGGAGTCGGTCCGTGAAGTTTCCCGGGCCGGGGAAGGCAATATGAACGTGGTCCTGCGGCTTGCCACCACCGGCCGGTCCCTGATATTAAAGCAGTCCCGTCCGTATGTGCAAAAATACCCGGACATCCCGGCCCCCTTAGGGCGGATCCGGACGGAATACCGCTTTTACCGGGAAGTGCAGGGGGCGGGCATCCAAGACCACCTGCCGGCCATATACGGCTTTCACGAGCCGTCCCACCTCCTGTTGATGGAAGACCTGGGCAAGGCGGAAGACATGACCTTCCTCTACCGGACCCGGCAACCCGACGCGGAAACGTTGCAGGCCCTGGCCGGAGCCCTGGCCCGGATCCACGCCTGTACGCTCCCTGCGGACTACCCGGACAACCTGGAACTCCGCCAACTCAACCACCAGCATATCTTTGTCCTGCCCTTCCGGGAGGATAACGGCTTTTCCCTGGACGACGTTCAGCCCGGCCTCGCCGCCCTGGCGGCCCCTTACCTAAACGACCAGGCGCTGATTCGCAACATTACTGAACTCGGCGAGCGCTACCTCAGCGAGGGCGACACGCTGCTCCACGGCGACTACTACCCCGGCAGTTGGCTGCAGGCTGATGGCAAGGCGTACATCATCGACCCGGAATTCAGCTTTGCGGGCTTCCCCGAATTCGACCTGGGAGTGATGGCAGCCCATCTGGTGATGGCCACCAATGATCCGGACGCATGGCGCCGGGTGCTGGACTTGTATCCGAACCCCGCTGACCCCCAGCTCACGGGGCGGGTAGCCGGCACGGAAATCCTGCGCAGGCTGATCGGCCTGGCCCAGCTTCCCCTGGAACGTTCCCTGGACGAAAAACGCAACCTTCTGGAGACGGCCCGCAAACTCGTACTCTATGGAAACTAA